The Saccharomonospora glauca K62 genome has a segment encoding these proteins:
- a CDS encoding neutral zinc metallopeptidase: MKHTGGRGTRRALLAIGVAVTTLTASCANEVEGELRSEGDIAGLPITHFESGLKASAPQPQLNVENLTQSEEDRLAVASIADVSEFWQEQFPNHFNAEFQPVSKLMSYDPNTDNFEVCGATVEEVAMNAFYCPSEDLVAWDRGILLPLLRERFGPMAVVTVLGHEFGHAVQYRLGEQSGIDEQTPTIVKEQQADCFTGAYFRWIAEGHSEYFEVSTSEGLNQVLASLFFIRDAPGHSAAADGAHGTAFDRTYAFQLGFENDATKCAAIDLADIESRITERPFSPNDTNEGDLSINADTLGLLQMSLDDSFSEAGVPSPQIVAEGGSCPNGAATPPVSYCQDTNTVTVDMTALAELGQPIDREAELTGQEGGGLGDFAAFAEVVSRYVQGIQVGLGIPVDNANAGLRTACLVGAWTAAIDQEGALLRPSPGDLDEAIAELLLPRSLIAADINGHPAVNGFARIGALRQGYFNGSGACSSEYP; encoded by the coding sequence ATGAAGCACACAGGGGGACGAGGGACGCGGCGCGCCCTGCTGGCCATCGGCGTCGCCGTGACCACACTGACAGCATCGTGCGCCAACGAGGTCGAAGGCGAGCTCCGCAGCGAGGGAGACATCGCGGGCCTGCCGATCACCCACTTCGAAAGCGGTCTGAAGGCCTCCGCGCCGCAACCCCAGCTGAACGTCGAGAACCTGACGCAGTCGGAGGAGGACCGCCTCGCCGTCGCCTCCATCGCGGACGTCTCCGAGTTCTGGCAGGAGCAGTTCCCCAACCACTTCAACGCCGAGTTCCAGCCGGTATCGAAGCTGATGTCCTACGACCCCAACACCGACAACTTCGAGGTGTGCGGGGCCACCGTCGAGGAAGTGGCCATGAACGCGTTCTACTGCCCTTCCGAGGACCTGGTGGCCTGGGACCGGGGCATACTGCTGCCGCTGCTGCGGGAGCGGTTCGGCCCGATGGCCGTGGTCACCGTGCTCGGCCACGAGTTCGGACACGCCGTGCAGTACCGGCTCGGCGAACAGTCCGGCATCGACGAGCAGACGCCCACGATCGTCAAGGAACAGCAGGCCGACTGCTTCACCGGGGCGTACTTCCGGTGGATCGCCGAGGGCCACAGCGAGTACTTCGAGGTCTCCACCTCCGAGGGTTTGAACCAGGTCCTCGCCTCGCTATTCTTCATCCGGGACGCCCCCGGCCACTCGGCCGCAGCCGACGGCGCGCACGGCACGGCGTTCGACCGGACCTACGCGTTCCAGCTCGGTTTCGAGAACGACGCGACGAAGTGCGCGGCCATCGACCTGGCCGACATCGAGTCGCGCATCACGGAGCGTCCGTTCAGCCCCAACGACACGAACGAGGGCGACCTCTCCATCAACGCCGACACGCTGGGGCTGCTCCAGATGAGCCTCGACGACTCGTTCTCGGAGGCCGGGGTGCCGAGCCCGCAGATCGTCGCCGAGGGCGGTAGCTGCCCGAACGGTGCCGCCACCCCGCCCGTGTCCTACTGCCAGGACACCAACACCGTCACCGTCGACATGACCGCCCTGGCGGAACTGGGGCAACCGATCGACCGGGAAGCCGAACTCACCGGCCAGGAGGGCGGCGGACTCGGTGACTTCGCCGCGTTCGCCGAGGTCGTTTCCCGGTACGTGCAGGGCATCCAGGTGGGTCTCGGGATCCCGGTGGACAACGCCAACGCCGGGCTGCGGACCGCCTGCCTCGTGGGCGCCTGGACCGCCGCCATCGACCAGGAAGGCGCGCTGCTGCGCCCGTCGCCGGGCGACCTGGACGAGGCGATCGCCGAGTTGCTGCTGCCCCGCAGTCTCATCGCCGCCGACATCAACGGCCACCCGGCGGTGAACGGTTTCGCGCGGATCGGGGCGCTGCGGCAGGGCTACTTCAACGGCTCGGGAGCGTGCAGCTCGGAGTATCCGTAA
- a CDS encoding tetratricopeptide repeat protein, which translates to METVTQPRGSGNNPPAVSAALSGAVDLSAVKARAEAAARQAKQAGADGLANGAASASVIDVTEATFRAEVLERSLQQLVVVDLWADWCGPCKQLSPVLERLAGESGGAWVLAKVDVDANPRISQVFGVQSIPTVVAIAGGQPVDAFSGALPEPQIRQWLTQLLEALRDKLPGVRAAMQGQPEPPQDPRFTEAEDAFERGDFAAAEAAYKRILDSEPGNEQAKAALVQVRFAARAAKTDPSSIAKADANPDDLDAQLAASDAEVAAGKIEDGFARLIAVIRRTAGDDRNRVREHLVGLFELFDPADERVAKARRELASALF; encoded by the coding sequence ATGGAGACCGTGACACAGCCACGCGGATCAGGAAACAACCCACCCGCCGTGTCCGCCGCGCTTTCGGGGGCCGTCGACCTGTCGGCGGTAAAGGCGCGAGCCGAGGCGGCGGCACGGCAGGCGAAGCAGGCCGGTGCCGACGGCCTGGCGAACGGGGCGGCGAGCGCGTCCGTCATAGACGTGACCGAGGCCACTTTCCGGGCCGAGGTTCTGGAGCGGTCGCTGCAGCAGTTGGTCGTCGTGGATCTGTGGGCCGACTGGTGCGGTCCGTGCAAGCAGCTCAGCCCGGTGCTGGAGCGGCTCGCGGGCGAGAGTGGCGGTGCCTGGGTACTGGCCAAGGTCGATGTGGACGCCAACCCGCGCATCTCCCAGGTGTTCGGGGTGCAGTCGATTCCCACGGTCGTCGCCATCGCGGGTGGCCAGCCCGTGGACGCGTTCTCGGGTGCGCTGCCCGAGCCGCAGATCAGGCAGTGGTTGACGCAGTTGCTGGAGGCCCTGCGCGACAAGCTGCCCGGTGTGCGGGCGGCCATGCAGGGGCAGCCCGAGCCGCCGCAGGACCCGCGGTTCACCGAGGCCGAGGACGCCTTCGAACGTGGTGACTTCGCCGCGGCGGAGGCCGCCTACAAGCGAATCCTCGACAGCGAGCCCGGCAACGAGCAGGCCAAGGCCGCGCTCGTGCAGGTGCGGTTCGCCGCCCGTGCCGCGAAGACCGACCCGTCGTCCATCGCCAAGGCGGACGCGAACCCGGACGACCTCGACGCGCAACTGGCCGCCTCCGACGCGGAGGTGGCCGCGGGCAAGATCGAGGACGGCTTCGCCAGGCTGATCGCGGTCATCCGCCGCACGGCGGGCGACGACCGTAATCGGGTGCGCGAACACCTCGTGGGCTTGTTTGAGTTGTTCGACCCCGCCGACGAGCGGGTCGCCAAGGCACGGCGCGAGCTGGCCAGCGCGTTGTTCTGA
- a CDS encoding MTH1187 family thiamine-binding protein: MIVAFSVSPAGGDDDGGVSEAVARAVRVVRESGLPNETNAMFTNIEGEWDEVMDVVKRAVEAAGEGAPRVSLVLKADIRPGHTGQLAAKVKRVEERLADS, from the coding sequence ATGATCGTGGCGTTCAGTGTCAGTCCGGCGGGTGGGGACGACGACGGCGGCGTGAGTGAGGCGGTGGCCCGCGCGGTCCGGGTGGTGCGCGAGTCCGGTCTGCCCAACGAGACCAACGCGATGTTCACCAACATCGAGGGCGAGTGGGACGAGGTCATGGACGTGGTCAAGCGGGCCGTGGAGGCCGCCGGTGAAGGGGCGCCGAGGGTGAGCCTCGTGCTCAAGGCCGACATCCGTCCCGGACACACGGGCCAGTTGGCGGCGAAGGTGAAGCGGGTGGAGGAGCGTCTCGCGGATTCCTGA
- a CDS encoding MarR family winged helix-turn-helix transcriptional regulator yields MKGPLPFDPIARAAQLWEERIGPSTTMAAVTGLMRVQQIIQSAVDTALKPHGLTFARFEALTLLSFSRHSRLPMRVMGERLQLHPTSVTNIVDRLEKDGLVKRLPHPTDRRTTLVEITKEGTARRERATKAVTDIDFGLTGLTQRQTEQLTELLTKVRKAAGDFTD; encoded by the coding sequence ATGAAAGGTCCGTTGCCGTTCGACCCGATCGCCCGCGCGGCGCAGCTGTGGGAGGAGCGCATCGGGCCCTCCACGACGATGGCCGCCGTCACCGGCCTGATGCGTGTCCAGCAGATCATCCAGTCGGCCGTCGACACGGCGCTCAAGCCGCACGGCCTGACGTTCGCGCGTTTCGAGGCGTTGACGCTGCTGAGTTTCTCCCGGCACTCGCGGCTGCCGATGCGGGTCATGGGAGAACGGCTGCAACTGCACCCGACGAGCGTGACGAACATCGTGGATCGTCTGGAGAAGGACGGCCTGGTCAAGCGCCTACCGCACCCGACCGACCGCCGGACCACGCTCGTCGAGATCACCAAGGAGGGCACGGCGCGGCGGGAAAGGGCCACCAAGGCGGTGACCGACATCGATTTCGGCCTCACCGGACTCACTCAACGGCAGACCGAACAACTCACCGAACTGCTGACGAAAGTGCGTAAGGCCGCGGGCGACTTCACGGACTGA
- a CDS encoding DUF3817 domain-containing protein — translation MSNKAAVLFRVVAIAEAFSWTGLLIGMFLKYVVELGEGGVPVLGMVHGVLFVLYVVTTLGVARPLGWKFGTVVTALLAAIPPLFTWLFEKWALRRGKLDSPEQLRYGGTGLYVRRGGDAVAGA, via the coding sequence TTGTCGAACAAGGCTGCCGTCTTGTTCCGTGTCGTCGCGATCGCCGAAGCCTTTTCGTGGACGGGATTGCTGATCGGCATGTTCCTGAAGTACGTCGTGGAACTCGGCGAGGGCGGCGTCCCGGTGCTGGGCATGGTGCACGGTGTGCTGTTCGTTCTCTACGTCGTCACGACGCTGGGCGTGGCTCGCCCGCTCGGATGGAAGTTCGGCACCGTGGTGACGGCGTTGCTGGCCGCGATCCCGCCCCTGTTCACCTGGTTGTTCGAGAAGTGGGCGCTGCGGCGGGGCAAGCTCGACAGCCCCGAGCAGCTGCGCTACGGCGGCACCGGTCTCTACGTGCGCCGCGGTGGTGACGCGGTGGCCGGTGCCTGA
- a CDS encoding ABC transporter permease codes for MRTTGGENTTPRRDTTAPTPFRALSVAMFKGITREKTTLFFTFLFPLMFLVIFGLLYKGGDDRVTVAVVGEGPVITALEQTEALDLQRVDTTEEAEQQVRDGDLPAYVTQDGDAVRVRFAASAQTTANVVLGIVDGVVNRANVAATGQPPTYSLDVEQVEDSSLEAIQYMTPGILGWAVAMGAVFGAAITLVNWRRNQVLRRLRLAPVRPSTVLTSRLLVTLGISAAQFVLFVSVAMLPVFGLKLTGQWWLALPLLLLGTLAFFAVGMLVGAWCRTEESASTVANLITLPMAFLSGAFFPVESAPAWLQQVSWVLPMRHLNQGMLDVMVRGHGVEALLVPALVLIGFTVVIGALAAKVFRWEP; via the coding sequence GTGAGAACCACCGGAGGGGAAAACACGACCCCGCGACGCGACACGACGGCACCCACGCCGTTCCGCGCGCTGTCGGTCGCGATGTTCAAGGGCATCACGCGGGAGAAGACGACCCTGTTCTTCACCTTCCTGTTCCCGCTGATGTTCTTGGTGATCTTCGGGTTGCTGTACAAGGGAGGGGACGACCGGGTGACGGTCGCGGTGGTGGGCGAGGGGCCCGTCATCACCGCGCTGGAACAAACGGAGGCCCTCGACCTCCAACGCGTCGACACCACCGAGGAAGCGGAACAGCAGGTCCGGGACGGGGACCTGCCCGCCTACGTGACGCAGGACGGCGACGCCGTGCGCGTGCGGTTCGCGGCCAGCGCCCAGACCACGGCGAACGTGGTGCTCGGCATCGTCGACGGCGTGGTGAACCGCGCCAACGTGGCCGCGACGGGACAGCCCCCGACGTACTCCCTCGACGTCGAACAGGTGGAGGATTCCTCCCTCGAAGCCATCCAGTACATGACGCCCGGCATCCTCGGGTGGGCCGTGGCGATGGGCGCGGTGTTCGGGGCGGCCATCACGCTCGTGAACTGGCGTCGTAACCAGGTGCTGCGCAGGTTGCGGCTCGCGCCCGTGCGGCCGAGCACCGTGCTCACGTCGCGGTTGCTCGTGACCCTCGGCATCTCGGCCGCCCAGTTCGTGCTCTTCGTGTCCGTGGCGATGCTGCCCGTGTTCGGGCTGAAACTGACCGGGCAGTGGTGGCTGGCGTTGCCCCTGCTACTGCTCGGGACGCTGGCGTTCTTCGCCGTCGGCATGCTCGTCGGGGCCTGGTGCCGCACCGAGGAGTCGGCGAGCACGGTGGCCAACCTGATCACCTTGCCCATGGCCTTCCTGTCCGGTGCGTTCTTCCCCGTCGAGAGTGCTCCCGCCTGGCTGCAGCAGGTCTCGTGGGTACTGCCGATGCGGCATCTGAACCAGGGGATGCTCGACGTCATGGTGCGCGGACACGGTGTGGAGGCGCTGCTGGTGCCCGCGCTGGTGCTGATCGGCTTCACCGTCGTGATCGGTGCGCTCGCCGCGAAGGTGTTCCGCTGGGAGCCGTGA
- a CDS encoding ABC transporter ATP-binding protein, translated as MSASSTTPARPVALAVSDIRKHYGDVRAVDGVTFEVVEGEFFGILGPNGAGKTTTLEIAEGLVAPDSGTVRLLGRSPWPRDETLLPRIGVQLQASSFFERLTAREQLTTFAALYGVGPARADEMLELVGLADKADTPEKKLSGGQRQRLSIACALVHDPELVFLDEPTAALDPQARRNLWDVLREIKARGSTIVYTTHYLDEAEVLCDRVAIMDRGKILAMDAPARLVRDLDAPTHVTLDTTVLSPDAARELPGVGSVSTDDVTVTITTRTPAPLLAALAERGTVDGLTVRTATLEDVFLHLTGREYRA; from the coding sequence ATGTCTGCTTCCTCCACGACTCCCGCGAGACCCGTCGCCCTGGCGGTGTCCGACATCCGCAAGCACTACGGTGACGTGCGCGCGGTCGACGGGGTGACTTTCGAGGTCGTCGAAGGTGAGTTCTTCGGCATCCTCGGGCCCAACGGGGCGGGGAAGACCACGACGCTGGAGATCGCGGAGGGACTGGTCGCTCCCGACTCCGGTACGGTCCGTCTGCTCGGACGGTCGCCGTGGCCCCGCGACGAGACGTTGTTGCCCCGAATCGGTGTCCAGCTCCAGGCGTCGTCGTTCTTCGAGCGGCTGACGGCGCGGGAGCAACTGACGACTTTCGCCGCGCTCTACGGGGTCGGACCCGCCAGGGCGGACGAGATGCTCGAACTCGTCGGTCTCGCCGACAAGGCCGACACCCCGGAGAAGAAGCTCTCGGGTGGGCAGCGGCAGCGGCTGTCCATCGCCTGCGCCCTCGTGCACGACCCCGAGCTCGTGTTCCTCGACGAGCCCACGGCCGCGTTGGACCCCCAGGCCCGCCGCAACCTGTGGGACGTGCTCCGGGAGATCAAGGCTCGGGGGAGCACCATCGTGTACACCACGCACTACCTCGACGAGGCCGAGGTGCTGTGCGACCGGGTGGCGATCATGGACCGCGGAAAGATCCTCGCGATGGACGCGCCCGCCCGGCTCGTGCGTGATCTCGACGCACCCACTCACGTCACCCTCGACACCACGGTTCTCTCCCCGGACGCCGCACGGGAGCTGCCCGGTGTCGGCAGCGTCAGCACCGACGACGTCACGGTGACGATCACGACGCGCACCCCCGCTCCACTGCTCGCCGCCCTGGCCGAGCGCGGCACCGTGGACGGGCTGACCGTGCGTACGGCGACGCTGGAGGACGTCTTCCTCCACCTGACCGGCAGGGAGTACCGAGCGTGA
- a CDS encoding class I mannose-6-phosphate isomerase, which produces MSAPLAPIRLPANQPTQFYRGGAAIAALRSASSGDTTDLAREFGPEDWVASTTTLFGRDTEGLTRLPDGRWLRDAVEADPVGWLGRDHVEAFGSSTALLVKLLDAGQRLPVHFHPDDEFARRHFDSHFGKTEAWIVVGTQGPSPTVYAGFREALDPRTVADWVADQDAPSMLNALNAVPVEPGDTVHVPAGLPHAIGEGVFVVELQQPTDFSLTLEWRDFLGDEAKGHLGLGFDTALKALDTSAWDEQRLAGLIRRTATVDTAVVDLLVPGSRPFFRADRLRPTTPLALDPSFTVLVVSGGHGRLKTARGDSYDVSTGDTWVVPHAAGELELDGDVTVIRCRPPAVRG; this is translated from the coding sequence ATGAGTGCACCGCTCGCGCCGATCCGGCTTCCCGCGAACCAACCCACCCAGTTCTACCGGGGAGGCGCGGCCATCGCCGCGCTCCGCTCGGCGTCGTCGGGCGACACCACGGACCTCGCCCGCGAGTTCGGCCCGGAGGACTGGGTGGCGTCCACGACCACGTTGTTCGGCCGCGACACCGAGGGCCTCACCCGGCTGCCCGACGGGCGGTGGCTGCGCGACGCGGTGGAGGCCGACCCGGTCGGCTGGCTGGGCCGCGACCACGTCGAGGCGTTCGGCTCCTCCACCGCCCTGTTGGTGAAGCTGCTCGACGCCGGTCAACGGCTGCCCGTCCACTTCCACCCCGACGACGAGTTCGCCCGTCGACACTTCGACTCGCACTTCGGCAAGACGGAGGCGTGGATCGTCGTGGGAACGCAAGGTCCCTCCCCCACCGTGTACGCGGGCTTCCGCGAAGCACTCGACCCACGCACCGTCGCAGACTGGGTGGCCGACCAGGACGCGCCGTCCATGCTGAACGCGTTGAACGCGGTCCCGGTCGAACCCGGCGACACCGTCCACGTCCCGGCGGGGCTGCCGCACGCGATCGGCGAGGGGGTGTTCGTCGTCGAACTCCAGCAGCCCACCGACTTCTCGCTGACGCTGGAGTGGCGCGACTTCCTCGGTGACGAGGCGAAGGGCCATCTCGGACTCGGCTTCGACACGGCCCTGAAGGCGCTCGACACCTCCGCGTGGGACGAGCAGCGCCTGGCGGGCCTCATCCGCCGCACCGCGACCGTGGACACCGCCGTGGTCGACCTGCTCGTCCCCGGTTCGCGCCCGTTCTTCCGGGCCGACCGGCTACGGCCGACGACCCCGCTCGCCCTCGACCCGTCGTTCACCGTCCTCGTCGTGAGCGGAGGTCACGGCCGGTTGAAGACCGCACGCGGGGACAGCTACGACGTGTCCACGGGCGACACCTGGGTGGTGCCCCACGCGGCGGGCGAACTCGAACTCGACGGCGACGTGACCGTCATCCGCTGCCGTCCGCCCGCCGTGCGGGGCTGA
- a CDS encoding carboxymuconolactone decarboxylase family protein, with the protein MVRLLARFVGVSQRIQLANALPQAYRDILALHTTVEKAAADAGLDPRLIELVKIRASQLNGCAFCLDMHAREARKLGEDERRIYLLDAWRETDLYTDAERAALALTEAMTTLPSTRDVPDDVYRQALEVFTEEQYTAVAWAAAVINAFNRLGVTSRKPLPRT; encoded by the coding sequence GTGGTCCGCTTGCTCGCTAGGTTCGTTGGTGTGAGTCAACGCATTCAGCTCGCCAACGCACTGCCCCAGGCATATCGGGACATCCTCGCCCTGCACACCACGGTCGAGAAGGCGGCCGCCGACGCGGGTCTGGACCCACGGCTGATCGAACTGGTCAAGATCCGGGCTTCCCAGCTCAACGGCTGCGCGTTCTGCCTGGACATGCACGCTCGCGAGGCTCGCAAGCTGGGGGAGGACGAGCGGCGGATCTATCTGCTCGACGCCTGGCGGGAGACCGACCTCTACACCGACGCCGAACGTGCCGCGCTGGCACTCACCGAGGCGATGACGACTCTGCCCTCCACACGGGACGTCCCGGACGACGTGTACCGGCAGGCGCTGGAGGTGTTCACCGAGGAGCAGTACACGGCGGTGGCGTGGGCCGCCGCGGTGATCAACGCCTTCAACCGCCTCGGGGTGACCAGCCGTAAGCCCCTGCCCCGGACCTGA
- the pdxR gene encoding MocR-like pyridoxine biosynthesis transcription factor PdxR — protein MAKSWSTSVDDLHLDWDPTSGRAGLADALRRAIRSGRLPRGTALPSTRALAADLGIARGTVTRVYTDLADEGYVRTRQGAPTVVTAGEGADSTPPVAPPPVERPRWSLFPGRPDLSAFPRNAWASATRKVPARSPVSAFDLPDPLGVPELREALAHHLSRTRGVVADPDRIVVCAGYSHGLSLLTTALRAQGLPRLAFENPSLWVHRDIATAAGLAVTGVNVDDDGLRVSDLTDPAVVVTPAHQYPTGVTLAPHRRTELARAAQQGLLVIEDDYDGEFRFDRAPVGAVQALAPERIVYAGTTSKTLAPGLRLGWLVLPRFLVHQVRSVLETGTRGVVGVLEQLVFAELLNSGAYGRHLRRSRTKYRHRRDRIVAALPEGLTPRGISAGPHVLVPLPEDGPGEADVLRAARRNSLELLPLGPHWITRAGQTPLRGVVVGYAAPSDHAFEPTVRALTRTFADASERSGRPIRP, from the coding sequence GTGGCGAAATCGTGGTCCACTTCAGTTGACGACCTTCATCTCGACTGGGACCCGACCAGCGGCCGGGCGGGGCTCGCCGACGCCCTCCGACGTGCGATCCGGTCCGGCAGACTCCCTCGCGGCACGGCGTTGCCTTCCACGAGGGCACTCGCGGCCGACCTCGGGATCGCCAGAGGCACGGTCACCAGGGTCTACACCGATCTCGCCGACGAGGGCTACGTCCGCACCCGGCAAGGAGCCCCCACGGTGGTCACGGCGGGGGAAGGAGCCGACAGCACTCCCCCGGTGGCCCCACCGCCGGTCGAGCGACCACGGTGGAGCCTGTTCCCCGGACGCCCCGACCTCTCGGCGTTTCCCCGGAACGCGTGGGCGTCCGCGACCCGCAAGGTCCCGGCCCGCTCCCCCGTCTCGGCGTTCGACCTGCCCGATCCCCTCGGCGTCCCCGAGCTGCGGGAGGCGTTGGCCCACCACCTGAGCCGCACCCGCGGCGTGGTGGCCGACCCCGACCGGATCGTCGTCTGCGCCGGGTACTCGCACGGCCTGTCGCTGCTCACCACCGCACTGCGCGCGCAGGGGCTGCCTCGGCTAGCGTTCGAGAACCCGTCGTTGTGGGTGCATCGCGACATCGCCACCGCGGCGGGCCTCGCCGTCACCGGGGTGAACGTCGACGACGACGGCCTTCGAGTGTCGGACCTCACCGACCCGGCCGTGGTCGTCACCCCCGCCCACCAGTACCCGACGGGAGTGACACTGGCACCGCACCGCCGCACCGAACTCGCGCGAGCGGCCCAGCAGGGGCTCCTCGTGATCGAGGACGACTACGACGGGGAGTTCCGTTTCGACCGCGCACCCGTCGGCGCGGTGCAGGCTCTCGCTCCCGAACGCATCGTGTACGCGGGCACGACCAGCAAGACCCTCGCCCCCGGACTGCGGCTGGGGTGGCTCGTACTGCCCCGCTTCCTCGTCCACCAGGTGCGGTCGGTGCTGGAGACCGGAACCAGGGGAGTGGTCGGCGTGCTGGAGCAACTCGTGTTCGCCGAACTGCTGAACTCGGGTGCCTACGGCAGGCACCTCCGCCGGTCCCGGACGAAGTACCGGCACCGGCGGGACCGGATCGTGGCGGCCCTGCCCGAGGGCCTCACGCCCCGTGGCATCTCGGCCGGCCCGCACGTTCTCGTGCCGCTCCCCGAGGACGGCCCCGGCGAGGCCGACGTGCTGCGTGCGGCCCGCCGCAACTCCCTCGAACTGCTCCCGCTGGGACCGCACTGGATCACACGGGCCGGGCAAACCCCGCTCCGGGGCGTGGTCGTGGGATACGCCGCCCCGTCCGACCACGCCTTCGAACCCACCGTGCGAGCGCTCACTCGCACCTTCGCGGACGCGAGTGAGCGCTCCGGCCGTCCGATCAGACCTTGA
- a CDS encoding acetyl-CoA C-acetyltransferase, with amino-acid sequence MSGSVILGAARTPIGRLLGSLKDFSGAQLGGIAIKAALERAGVPADAVQYTIMGQVLTAGAGQIPARQAAVAAGIPMEVPALTINKVCLSGLDAIALADQLIRAGEFDLVVAGGQESMSQAPHLLPKSRTGVKYGNTTLVDHMAHDGLFCAFDQVAMGESTERYNARYGLTREEQDAFSARSHQRAAKAAANGVFDDEIVPVEIPQRKGDPVVFSADEGVRADTTVEGLARLRPAFAADGTITAGSSSQISDGAAAVVVASRAKAEELGITPLAEIGAHGVVAGPDASLHEQPSNAIKAALAKAKLDVDALDLVEINEAFAAVSLVSARKLGLDEEKVNVNGGAIALGHPIGASGARLVVHLVHELRRRGGGLGAAALCGGGGQGDALLLKV; translated from the coding sequence GTGTCCGGTTCCGTGATCCTGGGTGCCGCCCGTACCCCCATCGGCCGGCTTCTCGGCTCGTTGAAGGACTTCTCCGGTGCGCAGTTGGGTGGTATCGCCATCAAGGCGGCCCTGGAGCGGGCCGGTGTTCCCGCCGACGCCGTGCAGTACACGATCATGGGTCAGGTGCTCACCGCCGGTGCCGGTCAGATTCCGGCGCGTCAGGCCGCCGTGGCCGCGGGGATTCCCATGGAGGTTCCCGCGCTGACCATCAACAAGGTGTGTCTGTCGGGCCTCGACGCCATCGCGCTGGCCGACCAGCTGATCCGCGCGGGCGAGTTCGACCTCGTGGTCGCGGGTGGTCAGGAGTCCATGTCGCAGGCGCCGCACCTGCTGCCGAAGTCCCGCACCGGGGTCAAGTACGGCAACACCACGCTGGTGGACCACATGGCCCACGACGGCCTGTTCTGCGCGTTCGACCAGGTGGCGATGGGTGAGTCCACCGAGCGGTACAACGCCCGCTACGGCCTGACCCGCGAGGAGCAGGACGCCTTCTCCGCGCGCTCGCACCAGCGGGCCGCCAAGGCCGCCGCCAACGGGGTGTTCGACGACGAGATCGTTCCCGTCGAGATCCCTCAGCGCAAGGGCGACCCGGTGGTGTTCTCCGCGGACGAGGGTGTGCGTGCCGACACGACCGTCGAGGGGCTGGCGCGGCTGCGGCCCGCCTTCGCCGCCGACGGCACCATCACGGCGGGGTCGTCGTCGCAGATCTCCGACGGTGCCGCCGCGGTCGTCGTGGCGAGCCGGGCCAAGGCGGAGGAACTCGGTATCACGCCGCTGGCCGAGATCGGCGCGCACGGTGTCGTGGCGGGTCCCGACGCCAGCCTCCACGAGCAGCCCTCCAACGCCATCAAGGCGGCGCTCGCCAAGGCGAAGCTGGACGTCGACGCGCTCGACCTGGTGGAGATCAACGAGGCGTTCGCGGCGGTGAGCCTGGTCTCGGCCCGCAAGCTGGGCCTCGACGAGGAGAAGGTCAACGTCAACGGCGGCGCCATCGCGCTCGGCCACCCCATCGGGGCTTCCGGGGCCCGGTTGGTCGTGCACCTGGTCCACGAGCTGCGGCGTCGGGGCGGCGGGCTCGGCGCGGCCGCGCTGTGCGGTGGCGGCGGCCAGGGCGACGCGCTGCTGCTCAAGGTCTGA
- the mce gene encoding methylmalonyl-CoA epimerase: MSKALQPLSSFVTAVDHVGIAVRELDAAIAFHTEHFGLEVTHVEVNEDQGVREAMLRAPGDTTGAAVQLLAPADNDSTIAKFLDRNGPGLQQLAYRVTDVEAAAEALRSAGLRVLYPRARRGTAGSKVNFVHPKDAGGVLVELVEPAATNTDTH, encoded by the coding sequence ATGAGCAAGGCCCTGCAGCCGCTGTCGTCCTTCGTCACCGCTGTCGACCACGTCGGCATCGCCGTGCGCGAGCTCGACGCCGCCATCGCGTTCCACACGGAGCACTTCGGGCTCGAGGTCACCCACGTTGAGGTGAACGAGGACCAAGGCGTCCGCGAGGCAATGCTGCGCGCCCCCGGTGACACCACGGGCGCGGCCGTGCAACTGCTGGCTCCGGCCGACAACGACTCCACCATCGCCAAGTTCCTCGACCGCAACGGCCCAGGTCTGCAACAGCTCGCCTACCGCGTCACCGACGTGGAGGCCGCCGCCGAGGCACTGCGATCGGCGGGCCTTCGCGTGCTGTACCCGCGGGCCCGTCGCGGCACCGCCGGAAGCAAGGTCAACTTCGTGCACCCGAAGGACGCGGGCGGCGTTCTGGTGGAGCTCGTCGAGCCCGCCGCGACGAACACCGACACGCACTGA